Proteins encoded within one genomic window of Natator depressus isolate rNatDep1 chromosome 1, rNatDep2.hap1, whole genome shotgun sequence:
- the LOC141988161 gene encoding hemoglobin subunit beta, whose product MVHWTAEEKKLITGLWGKVNVAECGGEALARLLIVYPWTQRFFSDFGNLSSPTAIVGNPKVRDHGKKVLTSFGDAVKNLDNIKATYAMLSELHCDRLHVDPENFRLLGDILVIVLAAHFGREFTPACQATWQKLVRVVAHALSYKYH is encoded by the exons ATGGTGCACTGGACAGCCGAAGAGAAGAAGCTCATTACCGGCCTGTGGGGCAAGGTCAACGTGGCCGAATGTGGTGGCGAAGCCCTGGCCAG GCTGCTGATCGTCTACCCCTGGACCCAGAGGTTTTTCTCTGACTTCGGGAACCTCTCCAGCCCCACCGCCATCGTGGGCAACCCCAAGGTCCGTGACCACGGCAAGAAGGTGCTGACCTCCTTTGGGGACGCCGTGAAGAACCTGGACAACATCAAGGCCACCTATGCCATGCTGAGCGAGCTGCATTGTGACAGGCTACATGTGGACCCTGAGAACTTCAGG ctcctgggtgaCATCCTCGTCATCGTCCTGGCTGCCCACTTCGGGAGGGAGTTCACCCCTGCCTGCCAGGCCACCTGGCAGAAGCTGGTCCGTGTGGTGGCCCACGCCCTGTCGTACAAGTACCACTGA